From Nematostella vectensis chromosome 14, jaNemVect1.1, whole genome shotgun sequence, a single genomic window includes:
- the LOC5512816 gene encoding putative ZDHHC-type palmitoyltransferase 8, with product MDLAGSIFVIFVFVVIVGTVVFQLLPRIFPRAREILPAQSTITYFQVIPILFIFAALIWLFFATYLQMHVGNDAYYTVQGWLHIIWLVYIFSNVIFNYLATVMVVPGYPQHQDEFLKNRNFVKRYEMCSKCSRIRSSGTHHCSWCHTCVEMMCHHCPFTNNCIGLRNYIYYYSFLLQAVVGLGYACYLAIFPFQKCMYHYGIKTIKDLLKYTHAGRSMYTYGKTEDHFLFAELTKNHPAECEETGQYSILLAPCVVIWFFMFLLFTFQTLLLLADMSIVDFYEVFGRSSSVCDFFSSLKLSITKKKKSRFLLLIYNQRSSWWRFFLPNFTDVNVDGSLKDM from the coding sequence ATGGATCTCGCCGGCTCCATATTTGTAATCTTTGTTTTCGTAGTGATCGTGGGAACTGTAGTTTTCCAACTTTTACCAAGAATCTTTCCTAGGGCCCGTGAAATACTTCCAGCTCAGAGCACAATCACTTATTTCCAAGTGATTCCAATTCTCTTCATCTTCGCTGCTCTTATATGGCTGTTCTTCGCGACCTACCTCCAAATGCACGTTGGCAACGATGCTTATTACACCGTGCAAGGGTGGCTACACATTATATGGCTAGTCTACATATTCAGTAACGTCATTTTCAACTATTTAGCGACAGTTATGGTAGTACCAGGATATCCACAACATCAAGACGAGTTTTTGAAGAACCGGAATTTCGTCAAGCGGTATGAAATGTGCAGCAAGTGTTCACGAATTCGCAGCTCTGGGACTCATCATTGTAGCTGGTGCCATACATGTGTTGAAATGATGTGTCACCATTGCCCTTTCACTAACAACTGCATTGGGCTCAGGAACTATATCTATTACTATTCATTCCTTCTCCAAGCAGTTGTTGGGCTTGGTTATGCTTGTTATCTCGCTATCTTCCCCTTTCAAAAATGCATGTATCACTATGGCATTAAGACTATCAAAGATCTGCTCAAGTACACCCATGCCGGACGCTCAATGTACACCTACGGAAAGACAGAAGACCACTTCTTGTTCGCAGAACTTACCAAGAACCACCCTGCGGAATGTGAGGAGACTGGCCAATACAGCATTCTCCTTGCACCCTGCGTCGTCATCTGGTTTTTCATGTTTCTCCTCTTCACATTCCAAACCCTTCTCCTATTGGCCGATATGTCAATTGTAGATTTCTACGAGGTGTTTGGGAGGTCTAGCTCAGTCTGCGATTTCTTCTCGTCTCTCAAGTTAAGCATTACCAAGAAAAAGAAGTCCAGGTTCTTGCTACTCATCTATAATCAGCGTTCCAGTTGGTGGCGGTTCTTCCTCCCAAATTTTACAGATGTAAATGTGGATGGGTCACTCAAAGACATGTAA